The Radiobacillus deserti genomic interval CGGCCGAGCATCTTCTTTTAATTCATACCCGAGTTGTCCATTAGGTTCGATTGTTCCTGTCTTTACATTTTTAATATTTGCGATTCCTTGTTGTCGAAGAAACATTTCTAATTGATCTACTGTTAATCGGTGTTTTTTTAGTTCTTGAGGTAATAGCTCCCCGTTCTGAATCACAATTCTCGATTTTCCTGTAATGATCTTTTCTACTTTATTTGATTTCAACTGAATCCATTCTAATGCAATTAAAGATAGAACAAAAATCCCCGTCACGACTGTAGTTCTTAATACACTTGCCTCAATAATAGGCTGAATGATGACAGAACCAACGGAAATCATGATGACAGTCTGAGCTAGTGTCATTTGAGAAATTGATTTTCTCCCTGCAATTCGCAGGAAAAATATACCGACTAGAACCATGAGGAAAGAATTGAAGATAAATGTCCAGGTCACGTCCATTCCTCCTTACCAACTTTGATACATGTATTATTTGCAGTTCTTGCTGAATTACTCAGAAACTTAATCAAAAAACCACCTTCAAAGGTGGTTTTCGTAAGTAGTGCTTATTCTGTTTCCGTAGTAGCATCTGATTCTGTACCTGGTTCACTAACTGGTAAATCTAAAGCTTGCTTGATTTTGATGGATGTCTCTTTTAGGCCAACTTCATCGGGAATGAAATAATACAGGTCATTAATACGTTGATTCTGTCCAGGGATTTCTATCGTTTGGATTTTAGATGAACTCATCGAAGAGTAAGCTTTTTGTAACGCATAAATTTCGGAAGGTTCTAGGCTTGTTTGCACATTCTCTCCTAGTATGTCCGTTATTTCGCCTATTTTAAAGATCGTTCCGGCAGAAACGGCCTCATCAATAGCGGCTGAAATAAATTGGCGTTGTCTTTCGTCCCTAGGATAAATCGCATTTACATCTCTTTTACGCATGCGAACAAATGCAAGAGCTTCTGTCCCATTTAGATGTGCTTCCCCTTTAGCAAAATTGATTGGTTGATTATTGTTATAAATATCTTTTTCCCAGAATGGTTCTTTGATATCAATGGTTACCCCACCTAGCGCATCTACAATATCTCGGAAGCCTTCGAAATCAACAGCGATATAATGATCGATCGGAACGTCTAGTAATTCTTCGACCTTTTCCACAGCTAATTTGTTTCCACCATAACCGGTAATGGAACCAAATGCATAGGAAGCAAGAATTTTGTTAGTTCCAGCATATTTAGAGGTAACTTCTTCTTCTGTCAGTTCAATCATTGTGTCTCTCGGAACCGATGTCATGGTCATTTGATTAGAATCAGGATTAAGCGTCACAACAATTTGTGTGTCTGCTCGTCCATCTTTCCCGTCTGTGGAATAGTTTTCTATGCCAAGTAAGAGAATGGAGATAGGGTCTTTTCCTATAGTAACGGC includes:
- a CDS encoding LCP family protein, producing MEQNKRTKVRKQQKKRKLKKAILLTFLFTLILVLAFGGYIFYQAYDAAKDSHKELDRKGNKSELREKAVTIGKDPISILLLGIENYSTDGKDGRADTQIVVTLNPDSNQMTMTSVPRDTMIELTEEEVTSKYAGTNKILASYAFGSITGYGGNKLAVEKVEELLDVPIDHYIAVDFEGFRDIVDALGGVTIDIKEPFWEKDIYNNNQPINFAKGEAHLNGTEALAFVRMRKRDVNAIYPRDERQRQFISAAIDEAVSAGTIFKIGEITDILGENVQTSLEPSEIYALQKAYSSMSSSKIQTIEIPGQNQRINDLYYFIPDEVGLKETSIKIKQALDLPVSEPGTESDATTETE
- a CDS encoding DUF421 domain-containing protein encodes the protein MTWTFIFNSFLMVLVGIFFLRIAGRKSISQMTLAQTVIMISVGSVIIQPIIEASVLRTTVVTGIFVLSLIALEWIQLKSNKVEKIITGKSRIVIQNGELLPQELKKHRLTVDQLEMFLRQQGIANIKNVKTGTIEPNGQLGYELKEDARPLTVGEFKKLIGPLIQQQQNNTSNSNKDDLFKEINQSHSEKHPSYLQ